The following is a genomic window from Fundulus heteroclitus isolate FHET01 chromosome 16, MU-UCD_Fhet_4.1, whole genome shotgun sequence.
TGGACAAGAAAGGTTAAGAGGGAACAAGAAGGGAAGGGTGCAGGGGATAAAAGGAAGTGAGGAAGGACAGGGAAGAAAACATTTAGACAGCTTTATAACAAAGcatacaatttatttattttttcaaatctgGAACACAGTCGAATTCCCTACTTTTCGATGCAACATAGGAACCCAGATAGAATTAACAAAATAGCGTTAAACTGCCTTCTTACTGACCTGATAGTATTTTCCACCCTTCTGTATGCTGGCCAGCCCAACTACAGGCTTACAGTTCTCCAGGGCCTGGTGAAAGATGGCGTAAGGATTGCACTCAATCTCCTCCTTCTTCCCATCGGCAGCTTTGTGGTATTTCTCCACCTGCTTCGACTTTATGTTTTCCAGCGTCTAAGGAAAGAGAAGTGGCCGTCAATTGCCGCTTCACCTGGACGTCGGCGACAGACCGAACAGACCTGAGGCCTCtctttttcttgaaattacctGCATCATGATCTCTCTGGCCAAAATCTTGTCGCCGTCTTTCATCATCATGTTGATGAATTTACTGAGAAgcgggggggggaaaaaaagagaaaggatcGGTTGACATGAACTTAACAACGTAGCCGtagctctccctctcttccTTATGCTGCGGATCACCTGAGGACCGGGTCGTCAAACGTGGAGCTCGTCACTGCGTTGGGGGCGGCTTTGATGGGTCGGAGCGTTTTCAGCTCGCGCTCCTCCTTCTCCTCGGCGCTCAGCTCGCTCTCCGGCCGGCTGTAGGCCTCCTTCCTGACCTCGGGCTCCAGATAGTAAGGGTTGTATCTGCTCCATCTCACCAAGAGGACTCTGCGGAACCAGGAAGACAAGTCAGGCCGGCTATTGGTCTGTTGCAGAGTTTGCAATAGGGATGCAACTGAAAAATATGTCTTCTCTTTTTGGCTTGATACGTGTATTTTCActcattaaaattagtttgaatgTCGAGTCACAGTAGGGTCAAACGTTTTTGCTCCCCTTTCTTTTAAGAAAACACCCtttaaaaatgcagcaaacataTATTTCCCTGTGCATGactgggttctctccgggtactccggcttccccccccacagtccaaaaacctgactgttaggttaattagtcTCAAACAGCTGGGAGATGTGTAATGACTCAACATATGATcaaat
Proteins encoded in this region:
- the mrps7 gene encoding 28S ribosomal protein S7, mitochondrial; its protein translation is MAASISGLLKPWTPRVLLVRWSRYNPYYLEPEVRKEAYSRPESELSAEEKEERELKTLRPIKAAPNAVTSSTFDDPVLSKFINMMMKDGDKILAREIMMQTLENIKSKQVEKYHKAADGKKEEIECNPYAIFHQALENCKPVVGLASIQKGGKYYQVPIPLTDNRRRFMAMKWMIKECRDNKHRRTHMYEKLSQELLAAFEKEGNVIKKKHELHKMAEANRAYAHYRWW